From the genome of Sander lucioperca isolate FBNREF2018 chromosome 1, SLUC_FBN_1.2, whole genome shotgun sequence, one region includes:
- the mtmr6 gene encoding myotubularin-related protein 6 isoform X1, protein MEHIRTPKVEQVRLLDRFSNKSTNGTLYLTATHLIFVESSSNNSTSAAQEIWILHHHIASVEKLSLTTTGCPLVIQCRNFRVVHFVVQRERDCHDIYSSLLRLLRPVSYEEVYAFSYNPKQNDQQREEGWQIIDLGAEFERMGVPCDQWQLTNVNIDYKVCETYPRDLYVPITASKPIIVGSSKFRSKGRFPVLTYFYQEKKAAVCRCSQPLSGFSARCLEDESMLQAISKANHNSRFVYVMDTRPKLNALANRAAGKGYENEDNYSNIRFQFVGIENIHVMRTSLQKLLEVIGTRSLSMSDFLVGLESSGWLRHIKAVVDAAIFLAKAVTVEGASVLVHCSDGWDRTAQVCSLGALLMDPYYRTIKGFMVLIEKDWISFGHKFADRCDQLDGDPKEVSPIFTQFLECVWQLTEQFPQAFEFSEWFLLQIHEHVHSCQYGNFLGNNQRQREDLRLRERTHSLWAFLMSEKQNYLNPFYSPAYSEAHPVLEPSTLPYHFKFWRNMYHQFDRSMHPRQSILKTVLTMRENNRKAESTLQALEKRLHQLGVIPIVTSDPPAPPPTRDQRSNSNTLPPRPNSLILGAPINHKEVQRQEEDDDDDEQEEVGEEATESTDTERTVEGSSGTESRKQSYGELEGTYNSESAKEEPAVVSLEFGVARMTC, encoded by the exons ATGGAGCATATCCGAACGCCAAAG gtggAGCAGGTGCGACTGTTGGATCGATTCAGCAACAAGTCCACAAATGGCACACTGTACCTCACAGCTACACATCTCATCTTTGTGGAGAGCAGCTCTAACAACTCAACATCTGCCGCACAGGAGATCTGG ATTTTGCATCACCATATAGCGTCTGTGGAGAAGCTCTCCCTGACCACCACAGGCTGCCCTCTGGTCATCCAGTGTCGCAACTTTAGGGTGGTTCATTTTGtggtacagagagagagagattgccACGACATTTACAGCTCGCTGCTGCGTCTTCTACGGCCTG TATCCTATGAGGAGGTCTATGCGTTCTCATACAACCCCAAACAGAACGACCAACAGAGGGAGGAAGGATGGCAAATCATCGACCTCGGGGCGGAGTTTGAGAGAATGGGTGTCCCCTGCGACCAATGGCAGCTCACGAACGTCAACATAGACTACAAG GTGTGTGAGACATATCCACGGGACCTGTATGTTCCCATAAccgccagtaagcctatcattgTAGGGAGTTCCAAGTTCAGAAGCAAAGGACGCTTTCCTGTACTCACATACTTCTACCAAGAAAAGAAG GCGGCAGTGTGTCGATGCAGTCAGCCTCTCTCTGGGTTCAGTGCTCGATGCTTGGAGGACGAGAGCATGCTGCAGGCCATCAGCAAAGCCAATCACAACAGCCGATTTGTCTACGTCATGGACACCAGGCCAAAG TTGAATGCGCTAGCTAACCGAGCAGCAGGTAAAGGCTATGAGAACGAGGACAACTACTCCAACATCCGCTTCCAGTTTGTTGGCATTGAAAACATCCATGTAATGAGGACCAGCCTACAGAAATTGCTAGAAG tGATTGGGACTCGGTCTCTCTCCATGAGTGACTTCCTGGTTGGCCTGGAGAGTAGTGGCTGGCTGCGGCACATCAAGGCTGTTGTAGACGCAGCTATCTTTCTCgccaag GCGGTGACAGTGGAAGGGGCCAGTGTGTTGGTTCACTGTTCAGACGGATGGGACAGAACAGCCCAGGTCTGCTCACTGGGGGCGCTGCTTATGGACCCTTACTACCGCACCATCAAGGGCTTCATG GTACTGATAGAGAAAGACTGGATCTCCTTTGGTCACAAGTTTGCAGACAG GTGTGACCAGTTGGATGGGGATCCAAAGGAGGTGTCTCCTATCTTCACTCAGTTCCTGGAGTGTGTCTGGCAGCTGACAGAGCAGTTCCCACAG GCATTTGAGTTCAGCGAGTGGTTCCTGCTGCAGATTCATGAACACGTCCACTCCTGTCAATATGGGAACTTCCTTGGCAACAaccagagacaaagagaggacTTGCG GCTGAGAGAGCGGACACACTCACTGTGGGCATTTCTAATGAGCGAAAAACAGAACTACTTGAATCCGTTCTACAGCCCTGCCTACTCTGAAGCGCACCCTGTGCTGGAGCCTTCCACTCTGCCCTACCATTTCAA gTTCTGGAGGAACATGTACCACCAGTTTGACCGGTCTATGCACCCTCGTCAGTCTATCCTCAAAACCGTTCTGACTATGAGAGAGAACAACCGCAAGGCAGAGAGCACTTTGCAAGCTCTGGAGAAG CGGCTCCACCAGCTCGGTGTGATTCCCATTGTGACCTCCGACCCCCCTGCACCTCCTCCCACCAGAGATCAGCGCTCCAACTCCAACACCCTCCCGCCACGTCCCAATTCCCTCATCCTGGGGGCGCCGATCAACCACAAAGAAGTGCAGCGACAGGAGgaggacgacgacgacgacgagcAGGAGGAGGTGGGCGAGGAGGCCACGGAGAGCACGGACACGGAGCGGACGGTGGAGGGCAGCAGCGGCACCGAGAGCAGGAAGCAGAGCTACGGAGAGCTGGAAGGGACATACAACAGCGAGTCGGCCAAAGAGGAGCCAGCTGTTGTCAGCCTGGAGTTTGGAGTAGCACGCATGACCTGCTGA
- the mtmr6 gene encoding myotubularin-related protein 6 isoform X2 — MGVPCDQWQLTNVNIDYKVCETYPRDLYVPITASKPIIVGSSKFRSKGRFPVLTYFYQEKKAAVCRCSQPLSGFSARCLEDESMLQAISKANHNSRFVYVMDTRPKLNALANRAAGKGYENEDNYSNIRFQFVGIENIHVMRTSLQKLLEVIGTRSLSMSDFLVGLESSGWLRHIKAVVDAAIFLAKAVTVEGASVLVHCSDGWDRTAQVCSLGALLMDPYYRTIKGFMVLIEKDWISFGHKFADRCDQLDGDPKEVSPIFTQFLECVWQLTEQFPQAFEFSEWFLLQIHEHVHSCQYGNFLGNNQRQREDLRLRERTHSLWAFLMSEKQNYLNPFYSPAYSEAHPVLEPSTLPYHFKFWRNMYHQFDRSMHPRQSILKTVLTMRENNRKAESTLQALEKRLHQLGVIPIVTSDPPAPPPTRDQRSNSNTLPPRPNSLILGAPINHKEVQRQEEDDDDDEQEEVGEEATESTDTERTVEGSSGTESRKQSYGELEGTYNSESAKEEPAVVSLEFGVARMTC; from the exons ATGGGTGTCCCCTGCGACCAATGGCAGCTCACGAACGTCAACATAGACTACAAG GTGTGTGAGACATATCCACGGGACCTGTATGTTCCCATAAccgccagtaagcctatcattgTAGGGAGTTCCAAGTTCAGAAGCAAAGGACGCTTTCCTGTACTCACATACTTCTACCAAGAAAAGAAG GCGGCAGTGTGTCGATGCAGTCAGCCTCTCTCTGGGTTCAGTGCTCGATGCTTGGAGGACGAGAGCATGCTGCAGGCCATCAGCAAAGCCAATCACAACAGCCGATTTGTCTACGTCATGGACACCAGGCCAAAG TTGAATGCGCTAGCTAACCGAGCAGCAGGTAAAGGCTATGAGAACGAGGACAACTACTCCAACATCCGCTTCCAGTTTGTTGGCATTGAAAACATCCATGTAATGAGGACCAGCCTACAGAAATTGCTAGAAG tGATTGGGACTCGGTCTCTCTCCATGAGTGACTTCCTGGTTGGCCTGGAGAGTAGTGGCTGGCTGCGGCACATCAAGGCTGTTGTAGACGCAGCTATCTTTCTCgccaag GCGGTGACAGTGGAAGGGGCCAGTGTGTTGGTTCACTGTTCAGACGGATGGGACAGAACAGCCCAGGTCTGCTCACTGGGGGCGCTGCTTATGGACCCTTACTACCGCACCATCAAGGGCTTCATG GTACTGATAGAGAAAGACTGGATCTCCTTTGGTCACAAGTTTGCAGACAG GTGTGACCAGTTGGATGGGGATCCAAAGGAGGTGTCTCCTATCTTCACTCAGTTCCTGGAGTGTGTCTGGCAGCTGACAGAGCAGTTCCCACAG GCATTTGAGTTCAGCGAGTGGTTCCTGCTGCAGATTCATGAACACGTCCACTCCTGTCAATATGGGAACTTCCTTGGCAACAaccagagacaaagagaggacTTGCG GCTGAGAGAGCGGACACACTCACTGTGGGCATTTCTAATGAGCGAAAAACAGAACTACTTGAATCCGTTCTACAGCCCTGCCTACTCTGAAGCGCACCCTGTGCTGGAGCCTTCCACTCTGCCCTACCATTTCAA gTTCTGGAGGAACATGTACCACCAGTTTGACCGGTCTATGCACCCTCGTCAGTCTATCCTCAAAACCGTTCTGACTATGAGAGAGAACAACCGCAAGGCAGAGAGCACTTTGCAAGCTCTGGAGAAG CGGCTCCACCAGCTCGGTGTGATTCCCATTGTGACCTCCGACCCCCCTGCACCTCCTCCCACCAGAGATCAGCGCTCCAACTCCAACACCCTCCCGCCACGTCCCAATTCCCTCATCCTGGGGGCGCCGATCAACCACAAAGAAGTGCAGCGACAGGAGgaggacgacgacgacgacgagcAGGAGGAGGTGGGCGAGGAGGCCACGGAGAGCACGGACACGGAGCGGACGGTGGAGGGCAGCAGCGGCACCGAGAGCAGGAAGCAGAGCTACGGAGAGCTGGAAGGGACATACAACAGCGAGTCGGCCAAAGAGGAGCCAGCTGTTGTCAGCCTGGAGTTTGGAGTAGCACGCATGACCTGCTGA